The Acidobacteriota bacterium DNA window TCACGGTGACCAACAATTCGGGCGGCGGTCAGCCGGTGTCGCTCGAGAATCTGCACGCGGTGCGCGAACTGTGCCACAAGTACGACAAGCCGTTCTTTCTTGATGCGTGTCGGTTCGCCGAAAACGCGTGGTTCATCAAGCTCCGGGAGCCGGCCCATGCGGACCGGACGCCCAAGTCGATCGCCCAGGAGATGTTCTCGCTGGCCGATGGGTGCACCATGTCGGCCAAGAAGGATGGTCTGGCCAACATCGGCGGATTCCTGGCGATGAACAACGATTCGTGGGCCGAGGCCGCGCGCAATCTGTTGATCCTCACGGAAGGCTTCCCGACCTACGGCGGTCTGGCGGGTTATGACCTCGAGGCCATCGCACGCGGGCTCGAAGAAGTCGTCGACGAGTCGTATCTCCACTACCGGATTCGATCGATCGAGTATCTCGGGGAGAAGCTCGTCGCGGCCGGCGTACCGATTATCCGACCCCCGGGCGGGCACGCGATCTATGTCGACGCCAAGGCGCTGCTGCCGCACATCCCGGCGCTGCAGTATCCGGGCATCGCCCTTGCAAACGCCCTGTATGTCGAGGCGGGAATCCGCGGGGTGGAGATTGGGACGGTCATGTTCGGAATGCGTCCGGATGGCACCGAGAAGCCAGCGTCAATGGAGCTGGTTCGGCTGGCGATTCCGCGCCGGGTCTATACGCAGTCACACATCGATTACGTCGCCGAAGCCGTCATTGACGTGGCGTCCCGCCGTGACGAGCTTCGTGGACTCCGGCTGGTCTCGGCCCCGAGGGCGTTGCGGCACTTCACGGCGCGCTTCGAACCGGCGTGACCTTGATTACGGCCGGTGATGGAGCCGCCCTCCGGAGGCGCCCCTGGCGGGTGGAGGTAGAGGTCCAGGAAGCTCCTGCACTCCGAAGGTCAACCCCATCACCGTGCCGATCTCGCTGCGGCGTCGCGACCGCGCGGCCGTCCCACTACGACGGGTTGGCCAGGAACTCGCACGCGAGCGCCTGCCATTGATCGTCAGTGAGCAGGTCAGGCGGGTGATCGATAAAATCTCCGCCGTCGGCCGCCGCGACTCCCAACCGGGCTTCGTAGAACCGCGACAACCGATGTTCCTCCTCGGACAACCAGGCCCGGGCGGCCTTGCCGGCAGGCAGTTTATGGAACGCCGTGTCGGACGGGTTCACGGCAAACAACCAGCCTCGGGAGTACGGATCGCGGTGAATCAACGACGCGTCCTCGCGCACGGCCTCGTTGACGCGCGTTATCACGCCGGAGACGGGTGACACAATCGCGGCGCGGCGGCCCGCTGTTCGGACCTCGGCAATGGGCTGTCCTTCGTGAACCTCCGTGCCCGGCTGCGGCAGCTTCAGCCCGAGCGGGGCGGCGAAGAGGCGCTGTGCGAGGTCGTCGATCCCGACAAGCGCCCGCTGACGCGACACGGGGCGAATCCACGTATGCCCGGGAGCGTAGTACACCTGGTCGCTCCAGAACAGGCGTCCGACCCGGACGACTCCACGCAGGCGCCGCCGGATGGCGTCCACGCCTTTCATGCCTGTCAGAACCAGGACGGCGGGTACCGAGAGCGCGGCCAGCACAATCAGCAGGAGGCCCACGCGGGCGGTGAGTCCCGCCACCAGTACGGCCGCTGATTCCAAGACGCTCAATAGGGTGTCCATGATGTCCTCGTCTTTCTTCCTGACCCGTTGCCGCCTCTCAGATGCGATGACACATCGTGCAGTCGTCCACTCCGAACGACTTCTTCCCGTCGTGGCACGCGCCGCAGGCCCGGCCCTGCTTCATGGCCTCGTGCGTGATCTTCTTGCCGTCGGTCGCGAGGCCGCTCGTGAGAATCCTGAACAGGCGTCCTGCTTGTCGTCAGTGAGCAGGTGCGTCCTCGCGAGTGTATCCCAATGTTCCGGGTCGATGATGCGCGCCATGCCGGAGAGCGGCAGGCCGCCGTCCTGGAGGAGCGGGCCCAGGCTCCCGCCGTCGAGGGGACAGAGTTTGTCGAGGGCGTCTTCCATCCAGATCCTGGCCAGCTTCCCAGAGAGAAGATTCCGGGTATTCGACGCGACACTGGAGGGCTTCACCTTCAATAGCCAGCCCTTTCCATACGGATCCTGGTGCACGATCTCGGGGCATTGGAGAACCTCGCGGTTGACCTCGACAACTTCACCTGCCACGGGCGACAGCATCGGGATGTGTACGGAATCGACCATGAGGCTCCACCCCATTTCCCCCTGCGCCAATCGGGAACCTACGGCGGGCAGTTCGATGGCATCCACCTTGCCGACCAGTTTCTGAGCGAAATCGTCCAAGCCGACGACGCCGATGGAACTGGGTTCCGGACGAAGCCAGCCGTGTCCCTGGTGGTAGAAGAGCCCCGCGGGCACCCGGAAGCGAGTGACGTGTTCCGGCGCGGCCCTCGGAACAGCACGCTCCTGGCTGGGCTGGTCTATGTAGCGGCAGAAGAGGACGAAGGCCGCAAGAAACGAGATGACGATGAGATACTCAATGCCCTTGGTGGCATAGATGTCTATGAAACGGACGCCTTCCATACGACCACCTCCATGTCTTCCGCGGCCTCTGCCTCTACCACCTGATGCGCCCCGCCGAACACGGGCATCCGACTGATCACCCACCGGAAGACCCAGAGCTCCATGCTGATGATCGCCAACGTCACCCAGATCTCCATCCAGGAGGGGTAGTACCGCACGGTCTCATACCACTTGAACGCGATGACGGAGACGTTGAGCCGGTTCAGGATTACCCCCGCCGCCGTGAGGAACGCGGTGAACTGCACGAGCTTCGCGTTGCGTGTTCGAATCGCCACGAGGAAGAGAGCGGTCGGCAAAAGGACGAACCCGACCAGTTCGAACAGGTACCAGTACCCCATTGGAGTGCCGAGGTAAATCCACTGCCTGTAGTGCACGAAGTCGATGAGCTTGAGGAAGGCATACGCGAAGAGCGCGCCGACGGCTCCCTTTCCCAGCCCGAGGAGGATGCTGTCATGGGCCGCGTGGAGTTCGTGCCCGATGCGGTCCTTGAACGCCTTCTGCGTGAAGAAGCTCTCAATCATCACCATCGAGATCCCTGCGAAGATGCTCGACACGAAGAACAGCACTGGGAGGTTGGCCGAGTACCACAAGGGGTGGATCTTCGATGGCGCCAGGAGGAACAGCGCCCCCAACCCCGACTGGTGCAGCGTCGACAATGTGATCCCGAAGATGACGGCGCCCGTCGTGAGTCCCTCCAGAATCCTGCGCGCCCTCGGCCAATTCAGCCATTCCGCGACGGCCGGAGAGAACTCAAGGAACTCGCAGATCATGTACAGCATGAAGTGCCAGGCCACCAGGAAGAGCACGGAGCCAAACCCGAATGCGTTCCCGATGACGGGGTTGATGACATTCCAGGGGCGTCCCAGGTCCAGCAGGAGCATGCCGGCGTAGAACAGATAGGCGAGGAAACCATTCAGGACCGTTACGCGAACGATCGGCTCGAACTTCTTAACCTTCAGGATGTGGACAACGAAGGTCAGGACGTACGCGCCGCCTGCAAAGGCCACCCCCGTGATCACGTCAAAGCCGATCCAGATTCCCCATGGGTAGTTCTGGGAGAGGTTGGAGACCGAGCCGAGCCCATAGGCGAACCGGATGACGATCAGCACGAGGCCGGACAGGATGATCGCCCCGGTGATGACGTTGAACGGCGTCAGTATGCTTCCTCTCGGTCTCAACTCGCTCAGGACAAAGCGGGCCGTTTCCCAAGCCACCCGCCGAACGGTCATGGCGCCTTCGGCGTGGGCGGTCGACGCGTCAGTCCTGTTCGCCACGGAGGATCTTCCTCTCTTCGCTCACCTTGTTGTCCTTGATGAGGTAATTCAACCCGAACAGGAGTGACGGCCACAGAACGAACACGAGGGGCACCCCGTACAGGAATCCGGACGTGAGTTCGGGATAGGGAGTCGTGCCCAGATTGGTCCGCAGGCCGAGCTTTTCTTCTGGGGCGCCCATCAGGTAGAGCCAGCCGGTGCCGCCGGCCTCGTGCTCCCCATAGATCCGATGGACGTACTTGTCCGGAGCCTTGTAGATCCGGGTCCTGGCGATCTCCAGCAGATCCCGTTTCTTCCCGAACAGGGTCGCGCCGGTCGGGCACACCTCGGAACAGGCGGGCAGCTCCCCCTTCTGCTGCCGTTCGTTGCAGAAGTCGCATTTCCACACGAATGGAGCGGCACTGTCGTACTCGAACTTCGGGATGTCGAAGGGGCAGGCGATCATGCAGTAGCGGCACCCCATGCAGCGGTCCTTGTGGTAGATGACCGCCGCCTCCTTGGTCTTCTCCATCGCCTTGCACAGGCACGCGGAGGCGCAGGCCGGCTGGTCACAGTGCATGCACTGCTTCCGGACGAAGATCGGCTCATCCGGCTTCTTCTCGTTCGGGAACCGGTTCACGACCGTGAAAGCCCCGGTGGTGGTGTCGCGCGTCGTCTCGAACACGTTCGCACTAGAGAAGGAGGCCGCCGGCGTGGGCAGTTTGTTTGCCTCGTTGCAGGCCGCCTCGCAGGCGCGACAACCGATGCATTTTGTCGTGTCGATGAGCATCCCGTTGAACTCGACGTCCCCCTGCGAAGTCCGGTGCAACTGCGCCGCCTGGGCCGACGGCCCGCCCCCGGCGAGCAGGCCGCCGCCGGCCGCTCCCGCCATCCCCGCCACTCTTAAGAACAATCGTCGATTGAGCTTCATGATGCGATTCCTCTACGGTGAATCGTTGTGTCACCAGCGGCTGCGTGGCGCGGCGAGTGTTGAGCAGCCGACCAGGACAAGGCCGACCAGCGCCAGCACGGTGATGAGCATCATCGGGAGCCCTCCCTGCGAGTGGAGTCAGGTGACGAAGAGGCTGTCGCTCGTTGCGTACTCGCCCGGATGCGGGACACCACATCCGTGAACAGGGGACAGGCCTCGTAATCGCGGCCCAGGCACGGATCCGCCGACGCGATGCGGTCGAGAGGCACGAGCTTCTTGACCGGATAGGCCTGGCAGTAGAGCATCACCACTTCCTTCAAGTACGGGCAGGCCATTCTTGCACCTTCCTTTCGTCCAATCAGGGGTACAGCAAGTTTCCCGCCACGTTTGGTTCCGTTTGGAAACAGCCGCTAACGTGTTGCACATGCATGAGTTAATGAGTCGGCCCCAAACTTCGGTGCCGTCATTCTCTGGAATGGGCGTTGATATTCTCAGCGGGAGTTCCGGACCCTGGTGGCGACGTGGAGAGGGAATTGATGTTTTGTGGCGTGAATCCGACTAATGGCGAAATTCAACGGCGAACGATGAAGACCTCATCAGTACGGCGCGGGCAACTCGCTGCCTGGATCCGGGAGTCGGATTTCGGGATTCGGGCAGACGCACCAAGAACGAGGCAACAAACAACAGGCAGGAGGAGGAGGGCGGGCATCCCGAATTCCGTTTCCTGATGACGTGCGCGGAGAAAAGAAGATCGAGTACCATTCCAATCATGTCCGGCGAAGAAGACGCCAGCCGTCCGACGAATCAGTGCCCGCGATGTCGGGCGGACGTGCACGCCCGGGAGGCAACCTGTCCGCAGTGCGGGGTCGATCTGGTCCTGGCGGCCGTGCTGGTGGAGCGTCTGGCGCTTAGCGTGATTCCCGCCGAGGCTGGGGCACGGTTCCTCGGTGACGCCATGCTGTCGCGGTTTGGCGAGTTCCTGATGAAGAAGGGCTACATCACGGAAACCCAGCTGAATGCCGCACTGGCGCGACAGCGCGAGATGTCAACCGGAGGTGTGCGCGAAACGCTGGGCCAGGTGTTGCTCGAGATGCGCGTGATGACGCGAGAACAACTGGAGTTGGCCAGCGTCGAGCAGGTCCAGGACCTGCAGACCGCGCTCCGGCAGGTGAACACCCAACTCGAACAGCGAGTCGCGGAGCGCACGAAGGAGCTGCAGGCGGCGTATCAGCGCCTCGCGGAACTGGATCAACTCAAAGGCAATTTCATCAACAACATCTCACACGAGCTGCGCACACCGCTGACGAAGATCAAAGGCTTCAACATGCTCCTGGCTGCCGGAGATCTGGGTGCGCTCACCGAAGATCAGGTGCAGGCCGTCCAGACGATGGGGCGCGGGATCTCGGAACTGGAGCGGCTGGTCGCCGATCTGATCCAGTTCGCCACGGGTGCCCGCGGAGAGATGACGTTACGTCAGGCGCCGATCGCGGTCGCGGCCATCCTGACTGAGTGCGTGACGGAAGCCACCGAGAAGGCGAAACGCCGCGGGGTCGAGATGCGACTCGAGGTGTCGGACGGTCTGCCGCAGGCGGTGGCGGACGGCGAACGCATTCGCTGGGTGTTGAACCACTTGATTGACAACGCGGTCAAGTTCACTCCTCAGGGCGGAACTGTCACGGCGGGCGCAGCCGTCGCCGGCGACCGGGTGCGCGTGTGGGTGGCAGATACCGGAGAGGGCATCGCGGCCGAGAAAATGCCGGAACTCTTCGAGGCGTTTCATCAGCTCGACGGATCGACCACGCGCCGCCAGGGCGGTACCGGGCTCGGTCTGGCGCTCGTGAAGATGATTGTCGAGGGCCATCAGTCCAGCGTCGCCGTCGAGAGCGAACCCGGGAAGGGCAGCCGATTCTCGTTCGATCTCGCGATGGCCGCGCGTTAGCGCGCGTCCCCGTTGCGCTCCTCGCCGCGCCGCAATCCGTACTTCTTGATTTTGTTGTAGAGCGTCACGCGATCGATGCCGAGCGTCCGGGCCGCCTGGGTGACGTTTCCGCCCCCATCGTGGAGGACCGCCGCGATATGGCGGTGCTCGACTTCGTCGAGCGAGAGCGTGACGTCGATGGGGGCCGGCCGCGGCGCGGCGGCCTCGAGGCCGAGATCCTCCGGCATGATCAGCGAACCCTTCGCCACCACCATGCCCCGTTCCAGCACGTTTCGCAGTTCGCGGACATTGCCTGGCCAGCCGTAGCGCATCAGCGTCGCCAGCGCGTCGGCGCTGATCTCCTCGATGCGGTGGCTCATCTCCAGATTCAGGTGTTCCAGAAAATGCTCGACCAGCAAGGGAATGTCTTCGAGCCGCTCGCGCAGGGGCGGCAACATAATCGGAATGACGTTCAACCGATAGTACAGGTCGTCGCGGAACTGACCGCTCTCGGAAGCCTTCCGCAGATCCCGGTTCGTGGCGGCGATGATCCGGACGTCAACCTCCACGGGTTCTGATCCGCCGACGCGGCAGAACGTCCGCTCCTCGAGCACGCGCAACAGGTCGAGCTGGAGCTTTGGAGAGATGTCGCCGATCTCGTCGAGAAACAGCGTGCCGCCGTGCGCCAGTTCGAATTTGCCTTTCCGCCGGCTGAGCGCCCCGGTGAACGAACCCCGCTCATGCCCGAACAGTTCGGACTCGAGCAGCGTCTCTGTGAGCGCCGCGCAGGACACGGCCACAAACGGCGCCGACTGCCTCGGGCTTTCGGCGTGGATGGCCCGTGCCAGCAACTCCTTGCCTGTCCCGCTCTCGCCGAGGATGAGCACGGTGGACTGACTGCGTGCGGCGCTCCGGGCCAGCTCGAACATGCGATGCATCACCGGGCTCTTGCTGATCATGTCGCGAAAGTGATAATCGCGTTTGAGCACCTTGCGCAACAGCACGTTCTCGCGCACGAGTTGCTGCTGGGCGACAATCTTCACCATCATCAGGCTGAGTTCCTCCGGATCGAACGGCTTGACGAGGTAGTCGTAGGCGCCCATCTTCATCGCTTCGACCGCGGTCTCGACGGTCGCGTAGGCGGTCATGATGACGATGGCAACATCGGGCTGGATGGTCTTGGCGGTCTGGAGCACCAGCAGGCCGTCCATGCCGGGCATCTTCAAGTCGACGAGCAGGATGGACCAGCGCCCTTCCCTGAGCTTGTCGATGGCTGTCGGCCCGTCCGCGGCGGTGTCGAGCGTATAGCCATCCTTGGCCAGCCAGCCCGACAGCGACTCCCGCACGATTTCCTCATCGTCGACGACCAGGACCCGGGTTCGTTCCTTACTCATGATGATCATCCTTCTGATGCAATGCCTGGTAGCGGGCTTCACAGTCGGCGCAGAGCGACACGCGCTTGGCGTCGACTTCGATCAGGTTCACAGACCGGGCCATCACGCAGGCCGGCGAGTCGCAGTGAATCAGGCCGAAGGTATGGCCGAGTTCGTGAACGCACTCCTTGAAGACGCGGCTGTCAAAGAGGCGCCTGTCCGGATCGGCTTCGGGCGCGGCGGCGAGCCTGGCGGTGGACACCACCGCGGCGGTGCCGCCCAGTTGGGCCTCGCCGTACACGAAGGTCAGCACGGGAATGAACAGGTCCACGTCCGTGACGGCGAGGGTGCGGCTCCCGGCCCGCGAGCGGCCCACCAGCCACTTGAGAATCTCCGTCGACGAGTACTGGCCGCGGCGCGGATCGAACGCGTGTGCGGGGCGATCGGCTCGATGATCGACCCTGACCGTGACGCCGAACACGGATTGAATGGCTCGCCCGACGACGTCGAGCAGGCGGCCGTCGGGCGCATCGGCGCCCAGCCACCAAATCTGGACGTCCGCCGTCATCGTGCGTCGACACCCATTAGGCATCCGCCTTTCGGGCGGCCGGCAACACGATCGTGAAGGTCGTGCCCTTGCCGACCTCGCTTTGGATGTCAATCGTGCCGTGGTGCCGTTCGACGATGCCGTACACGACGGACAGGCCGAGGCCCGTGCCCATTTCCTTCGTGGTGAAGAACGGATCGAAGATCTTGGCGAGCCTGTCGGGCGGGATGCCGGCACCCGTGTCCGCGAAGACCAGTTCAACCCCGGTGGCGCCCTGGGTCGGCTGGCACGAGATGGTCAGGGTGCCACCGTCCTTCATGGCTTCACAGGCATTCAGCATGATGTTGACGAACGCCTGCCGCAGTTGACCGAAGTCGGCCTGGATGGGGGGCAGCGCGCCGGCGTGCCCATTGATGGCGATGCCGTGCAGCTTGGCCTGGTGGCCGACAAGAGAGACCGCCTCGTCAAGGACGGCTGACGGATCGACCTCCTTCAACGCGAGCGGCCGCTGTCTGGCAAATTCGAGGAGGTTGCGGACGATGGCCGTGCATCGTTCGGTCTCGCGCTGGACCAGTTTCAGGTGACGGACGCACGTGACGCGTGTCTGGTCGTCGAGTTCGCCGCCCTCGAGCACCCGGACGAGCAGCTTGGCGTACGTCAGAATGCCCGCCAGTGGATTGTTGATCTCGTGAGCGATCGACGCCGCCAGCCTGCCGAGCGAGGAGAGCTTCTCGGATTGCACGAGCTGGGTCTGCGCCTGCTTCAAGTCGGCCGTGCGTTCCTCAACCTGGTGTTCGAGCGTTTCGAGCAGTTGAAGACGTTCGGCTCTCGCCTTGCTCAGCGCCGCCACCATCTCGTTGAACCACAGGCCGAGCACGCCCAACTCTCCGGTTCGCGCGACCGGGATCTTGTGCGTCAAGTCGCCCGCGCCGATCTGCCGAGTGGCGAATGCAAGCGCGACAACGGGGTTCACGACCCGTCGCTGTGCGTACAGCCCGACGAACGCTCCGAGCAGCAGGACGGCGACGCCGGCCATCAGCAGCGTGTTCCGTCGGATGCGCAGGAGGTTCGTGTCGATATCTTTGAGCGAAATGCCAATGTCGATCACGCCCAGCACGCGCTTGCTCGGCGGATGGACGTGGCAGGCGGCGTTCGAACAGCCCGGTTCGTTGTAAATCGGCGTCACCATGCCCAGGACGCGATGTCCGCGGGCATCGTAGATTCGACTCCGCGTTCCCGTCGCCAGTCGCTCGAGCGGCCGCCCAGCCTCGTGGCAGCGGTAGCAGGCCTCGGCGCTCTTGTCGACCATGGCCCCGACCTCGGTGCGCTCGGTCGAGAACGTGACCCGCCCTTCCTTGTTGAAGAAGCGGACTCGATCGATGCCCGATTGGTGGCCAATCGTGTCCATCACCAGGTAGGCATTCTCGCGACGGTCGGCCAGCATGTCGTGATACGTGCTGCTCTTGATGGTCTCGCTGAACAGTTCCGCGCCCCGGACGACCTCGGCCACCAGGTATCGTTCTTGCGCGCGCAGGAACAGCGCCGCTGCCGTGCCGACAACGGCCAGCGTGCCCACCGCGATGACGAGCGGCAACTGAACGCTCAGCCGGTTCCACCACCGGACCGACGACAGCGGCATTCGAGATGTCCTTCCCAGGGCAGGCCACTCGGCCTGTCAGAATCCGGTCAGGGACGCCAGAAACCAGGGGCGAACACGTCGCGACCTCGTCTGACGGCCAAGAAGGGGCCGGGGGCGGGCGACGGGGGGGCGGCGAGGCACGAGAAAAGATACGGCCGCGCCCTGACAGAGTGTAGAGCAATTCAACTGCCAGATGGAAATTGCTCGATCTTGGGCCTGTTCTTAGCCCATTTTCTGAACTGCTGCCTCGCGGGTTGCGAAAATCCGGCGCTCGCTGTCGAGATTCCCTACGACCAGGCGCGGTCGCTCTAGTCTTCGACGCGAATGATGTCCTGTTTGAGGGCGAACCGAATCAGTTCCGTGCGGCTGTGGAGTGCCAGTTTCTCCATCACGCGCTCGCGATGAGACATCGCGGTCTTGATGCTGATGCCCAGCAGGTCGGCGACCTCCTTGTTGCTATGGCCTTCGGCGACCAGCTTCAGGACCTGCTTCTCACGGTCGGTGAGTGATTCGTAGGGGTCGGCATCCCCGCCCCCGGGTCCGAGGCCGTCGCGTTCCTTCATCGCCTCACGGGCGACGTCCGGGTCGAACACGAGGCCGCCCCGGTGGACGGCGCGGATTGCGGCGGTCAGATCCGATCCGGCGGACTTCTTGAGGACGTACCCGGACACGCCGGCCTTGAGGAAGCGGCGGATGTACTCACGGTCTTCGTACTGGGACAGCACGAGAATGCGCGCGTTCGGACAGATCTTCCTGATTTCAATCGTGGCTTCGAGGCCGCCCAGGCCCGGCATCGCGATGTCCATCAGGCATACGTCTGGATTGAGGGCCAGAGCCTTGGCGATCGCTTCGCGGCCGTCGGCCGCTTCGCCCACGACCTCCATGTCGTCGGCGAGATTGAGCAACGCCTTCACGCCCTCCCGGACGATCGCGTGGTCATCGGCAATCAGAACGCGAATCTTAGACACGAGCCACCTCCGGTGGCACCTGTACGGACACGACGAGGCGAGTTCCCTGGCCCGGTGCCGTGTCGATCAGGACCTTGCCGCCGATCGCCTCGACGCGCTCGGTGATGCCGAGCAGGCCCCATCCATGCCCGTCTTCGGCGGGCCGGCTGATGGCTGCTCGATCGAATCCCTCACCATCATCCTCGATTTCAATCGTGAGCACATCACCCCTGATGCCGCACTGGATCAACACCTGTTCCGCCTGCGCGTGCCTGGCGATGTTGCTGATCGCCTCCTGGACGACCCGGAACAGTGCCGTCTCCATCAGCGGCGGCAGGCGGCGCTCGACGTCGTTGAACTCGCAGCGGACCGCGACGCCGAGGGTGTTCAGGTGGCGGTCGGCGTACCAGGCGATGGCGGACCACAGCCCGAGATCGTCGAGCACCGACGGACGCAAGTCATAGATCAGGCGATGGAGTTCGTCGAGCGTGCGGACCGCGAGCGCGCGCGCTTCGATGAGCGGCCCGCTGTCCACGCCCGGCGGCAGTCGGGCGACGGCCGTCTCGAGGCGCATCGCGAGGACGCTGACGGTCTGACAGGTTTCGTCGTGCAATTCACGGGCGAGGCGCTTGCGTTCGTCCTCCTGCGCGGTGATGACCTGGCGAAGCAGCCGGCCGCGCGCTTCCTCGCGCTCTGCCAGTTGCCGGTACAGCACCTCGCGTTCACGCGTGCGTTCTTCCACCCGGGCTTCGAGCGTCGCATTCGACTGTTCGATGGCGTCCATCGACGCCTTGAGCGCCGCCCGCATGTGCTCGAGAGACCGTCCGAGGCGGCCGACTTCATCCTCACCGAGCGGGGGAATCGCCAGATCCAGATCACCCGACGCAATGCGTTCGGCGGCACGACGGAGCACGCCGATCGGGCGCAGCACGCTTTGCGCGACCCCGTCGGCAAAGAGCAGCCCGAGGACGACCAGCAACGGCACCCAGAAGAACAGGGAACGGCGCAGGCGGTTCGCATCGGCGAGCGTGGCGGTCTCCGGTTCCCGCAGGCTCAGCGCCCAGTGCATCTGGCGGATCGGCACGATGGCGGTCACCTGTTCGACGCCGACCTTGCTGCGATCGTGACAGGAGGTACACGTCCCGCGGATGTTCGTGCCCGATCGAAGCAGTGACGCGATGAGCTGAGGATGTTCATCCCGCCGGCCTCGCCGTTGCGCGTCGGAACTGGCGACAACGATGCCAAGCGCGTCGACCAGATCGATCGCGCCGCCCTCCGCGACGGGCTGCTCACGCAGCAGACCGATCATGCGCGGGCTGGCCGGATCGATTTCTCCGCCGGCCACGCCAATCGGCACGCCCCGCCAGTCCTTGATGGGCACAAACAGATAGACCCGATCGCCGGTCGGTGTGCGGGCAACGGCAGACGCCGACGGCCGTTCGGCCTTCAGTGCGTCGCGGCTGGCTGGAATCACCGCCTCGGCCCCGGGCTGCGGCGGCGGGTCCTGCTTCAGCACGAGCCCATCGGCATTGGTGACAAACGCCCGATCGATCAGTTCGCCTTGCAAGTACGCGTTGCGCAAGGCCTCATCGCGGGGCGAAAGCGCGGCAACGGTCCGTCCGGTCGCGGCGTCAGGCGCGGCGGCCACCTCCTGGAGGCGCCGCCATTCGCGCTGGAGTACGCTTTCGACGTGGCGGGCGGCGACAGCGGCGTCCGATTCGCGTTCGACGACGATGCGATCGGTCAGCGCCGCCAGGCTGTGCCAGGCGATCCAACCGGGCACCACCGTCGACGCGAACAGCCCAAGCCCGACCAGCAGGGCCACGCGCCCCTGCAGGCCGCGCATCTGCCATCGGGAAGAAGTCGCCTTGGTCATCAGCGTCCGCGCTCATCCATGCTATTCGCGATCAGCATGATCTCGTCGAGAGTACCACGGTACCGCGCGAGCAGAGCCACGCCCGACGCCTGCCAGGTCAGCTGGTACCACATGACGCCGTCGCGATCGCGCAGCCGGTCGACCCTCGCCGGAACTCCCCGGACCACAGTGTTCTCGGTCTGGAGTGAGGAAGCGGGCGGCAGGATCTCGGGGGCGATGCCTCGGGCATCCACCGCCAACCCCACAATCAGCCAGGTGTCGCCACGCTGCCGGTGCCGGAACGACATCGACGCCGACGTGCCTTCGAAGATCAGGAGGTCATGCGGGGGCCACATCAACGTGTCGGGAAAGTAGGCCGGAATGGGCAGTTTGTGCGACAGTTGGCGTTCGAGCGCGACAACCGAGTCCACGCGCCGTACGCCCCGGTCTACGCCCGCGGCCATTCCCGGCAGTTGGTCAAGGACGCGGAGCCCGAACGCGGCGGCGGCCAGCAGTGCGGCGAGTTCCAGCGTGGCCCGAAGGGCAGCGATCCAGCCGGGCAGACGCCTTGCGGAGGTGCTGGTCCCCGGGGCGGAGGGGGTAGTCATATCGTCGTTTCGCTACACAACGAAGAAGAGCAGGGTGCATAGACCGGCGGCGACCAGGCCGAAGCGAAGCGGGCCGAGACCGGTTCGACTGGGTTCAGGTTGGGTAAACACGCGCTCGCACCTGTTTCCGA harbors:
- a CDS encoding tryptophanase, translating into MNFRTIIEPFRIKSVESVKFTRREDRVEALTTAGYNVFRLRAEDVLIDLLTDSGTGAMSAMQWAAMMQADESYAGSRSFYRFEQAVKDLTGFTHIIPTHQGRAAERILFHTILRPGMVVPNNNHFDTTRANIEVEGAEAVDLVIPEGRIPHVLHPFKGNVDITALDEFLDERGDQVPLVMVTVTNNSGGGQPVSLENLHAVRELCHKYDKPFFLDACRFAENAWFIKLREPAHADRTPKSIAQEMFSLADGCTMSAKKDGLANIGGFLAMNNDSWAEAARNLLILTEGFPTYGGLAGYDLEAIARGLEEVVDESYLHYRIRSIEYLGEKLVAAGVPIIRPPGGHAIYVDAKALLPHIPALQYPGIALANALYVEAGIRGVEIGTVMFGMRPDGTEKPASMELVRLAIPRRVYTQSHIDYVAEAVIDVASRRDELRGLRLVSAPRALRHFTARFEPA
- a CDS encoding glycine cleavage system protein H; the protein is MDTLLSVLESAAVLVAGLTARVGLLLIVLAALSVPAVLVLTGMKGVDAIRRRLRGVVRVGRLFWSDQVYYAPGHTWIRPVSRQRALVGIDDLAQRLFAAPLGLKLPQPGTEVHEGQPIAEVRTAGRRAAIVSPVSGVITRVNEAVREDASLIHRDPYSRGWLFAVNPSDTAFHKLPAGKAARAWLSEEEHRLSRFYEARLGVAAADGGDFIDHPPDLLTDDQWQALACEFLANPS
- a CDS encoding glycine cleavage system protein H; this encodes MEGVRFIDIYATKGIEYLIVISFLAAFVLFCRYIDQPSQERAVPRAAPEHVTRFRVPAGLFYHQGHGWLRPEPSSIGVVGLDDFAQKLVGKVDAIELPAVGSRLAQGEMGWSLMVDSVHIPMLSPVAGEVVEVNREVLQCPEIVHQDPYGKGWLLKVKPSSVASNTRNLLSGKLARIWMEDALDKLCPLDGGSLGPLLQDGGLPLSGMARIIDPEHWDTLARTHLLTDDKQDACSGFSRAASRPTARRSRTRP
- the nrfD gene encoding polysulfide reductase NrfD — protein: MANRTDASTAHAEGAMTVRRVAWETARFVLSELRPRGSILTPFNVITGAIILSGLVLIVIRFAYGLGSVSNLSQNYPWGIWIGFDVITGVAFAGGAYVLTFVVHILKVKKFEPIVRVTVLNGFLAYLFYAGMLLLDLGRPWNVINPVIGNAFGFGSVLFLVAWHFMLYMICEFLEFSPAVAEWLNWPRARRILEGLTTGAVIFGITLSTLHQSGLGALFLLAPSKIHPLWYSANLPVLFFVSSIFAGISMVMIESFFTQKAFKDRIGHELHAAHDSILLGLGKGAVGALFAYAFLKLIDFVHYRQWIYLGTPMGYWYLFELVGFVLLPTALFLVAIRTRNAKLVQFTAFLTAAGVILNRLNVSVIAFKWYETVRYYPSWMEIWVTLAIISMELWVFRWVISRMPVFGGAHQVVEAEAAEDMEVVVWKASVS
- a CDS encoding 4Fe-4S dicluster domain-containing protein translates to MKLNRRLFLRVAGMAGAAGGGLLAGGGPSAQAAQLHRTSQGDVEFNGMLIDTTKCIGCRACEAACNEANKLPTPAASFSSANVFETTRDTTTGAFTVVNRFPNEKKPDEPIFVRKQCMHCDQPACASACLCKAMEKTKEAAVIYHKDRCMGCRYCMIACPFDIPKFEYDSAAPFVWKCDFCNERQQKGELPACSEVCPTGATLFGKKRDLLEIARTRIYKAPDKYVHRIYGEHEAGGTGWLYLMGAPEEKLGLRTNLGTTPYPELTSGFLYGVPLVFVLWPSLLFGLNYLIKDNKVSEERKILRGEQD
- a CDS encoding ATP-binding protein, translating into MSGEEDASRPTNQCPRCRADVHAREATCPQCGVDLVLAAVLVERLALSVIPAEAGARFLGDAMLSRFGEFLMKKGYITETQLNAALARQREMSTGGVRETLGQVLLEMRVMTREQLELASVEQVQDLQTALRQVNTQLEQRVAERTKELQAAYQRLAELDQLKGNFINNISHELRTPLTKIKGFNMLLAAGDLGALTEDQVQAVQTMGRGISELERLVADLIQFATGARGEMTLRQAPIAVAAILTECVTEATEKAKRRGVEMRLEVSDGLPQAVADGERIRWVLNHLIDNAVKFTPQGGTVTAGAAVAGDRVRVWVADTGEGIAAEKMPELFEAFHQLDGSTTRRQGGTGLGLALVKMIVEGHQSSVAVESEPGKGSRFSFDLAMAAR